One stretch of Fibrobacter sp. UBA4297 DNA includes these proteins:
- a CDS encoding polysaccharide biosynthesis/export family protein, which produces MRSFIVYLILACVCAFASDSMFGNSSSKSFVLGEGTSTRGAASLTPMYAEMPVDSNYVLGPGDFLDLMLEDKYLSIQVYPDGYIAVEECGAVHVGGKTFGEAQKLILDMVSKRYKREYCFVQLAALKKFRVNAMGAIGLVGQHIVDPQTRLSLFIRSIGNPLPNANTEDVQVIRGKDTIHVNYTAMTTNGDFSNDVMLEQGDKVFVPFIPMGDNVTLMFPGFRTSVAYRADRTLQEYFDLAGANRMHNYGYKSVCVREPGKDPRWITLAEMRTTTVEPNTEIEFFVKELFVYIGGALNYIGRYSYNPTWHALDYIASGGINTNTGNWGQVKVWRGDKPKAITINVATDPILPGDYIEIPKSHYESFKDFTLFLASLLSVISTVFIIYTSNK; this is translated from the coding sequence ATGCGATCTTTTATTGTCTATCTTATTTTGGCGTGCGTGTGTGCCTTTGCCTCGGATTCAATGTTTGGCAATTCTTCGTCTAAGAGTTTTGTCCTTGGCGAAGGAACGTCTACGCGTGGCGCTGCGTCGCTTACGCCGATGTATGCCGAAATGCCGGTCGATTCTAATTACGTGCTTGGTCCTGGCGATTTTTTGGACTTGATGCTTGAAGACAAGTATCTCTCTATCCAGGTGTACCCGGACGGGTATATTGCCGTGGAGGAATGCGGTGCCGTGCATGTTGGCGGAAAGACTTTTGGCGAGGCGCAGAAGCTTATTCTTGACATGGTGTCAAAGCGCTACAAGCGCGAGTACTGCTTTGTTCAGCTTGCGGCTTTGAAGAAGTTCCGCGTAAATGCGATGGGTGCTATTGGACTTGTCGGGCAGCATATCGTGGATCCGCAGACGAGGCTTAGCTTGTTCATCCGTTCCATCGGGAACCCGCTCCCAAATGCGAATACGGAAGATGTGCAGGTGATTCGTGGCAAGGACACGATACATGTGAACTATACTGCGATGACGACTAATGGCGACTTCAGTAATGACGTGATGCTGGAACAGGGCGACAAGGTCTTTGTGCCGTTTATCCCGATGGGTGATAACGTGACCTTGATGTTCCCCGGGTTTAGGACTAGCGTCGCCTACCGTGCAGATAGGACACTTCAGGAATATTTTGACCTCGCTGGCGCTAACCGCATGCACAATTATGGCTACAAGTCGGTGTGTGTGCGAGAGCCGGGCAAGGATCCTCGCTGGATTACGCTTGCCGAGATGAGGACGACGACGGTAGAACCGAATACGGAAATTGAGTTTTTCGTGAAGGAGCTCTTTGTCTATATCGGAGGGGCCTTGAACTATATCGGGCGCTACAGTTACAACCCGACATGGCATGCGCTTGACTATATCGCCTCGGGCGGTATAAACACTAATACAGGCAACTGGGGACAGGTCAAGGTCTGGCGTGGCGACAAGCCTAAGGCTATCACGATTAACGTTGCGACAGACCCGATTTTGCCAGGCGACTATATCGAAATCCCGAAGAGCCATTACGAATCGTTCAAGGACTTTACCTTGTTCTTGGCGTCCCTCTTGAGCGTGATTTCGACAGTCTTCATCATTTACACCAGCAATAAGTAG
- a CDS encoding GumC family protein — MEKQESIGFVEICLRILNNDLKHFKFVVAMVLIPTIVAFVMVMWVVKPKYAAAAIVTPPASTQPMTGALAGLMGGSGMSSLLGISMDNEDVNAVWTIFNSWELHDQAIAKFDLAKHYKFKGKFHADLLKEFRKNFGLELNKEDMLSIYFKDTDAKLAVDVVNFMLTKADSAFNAFKTKQARQSREYFQSRLDSCEHALDSLLKDFVDFQVKNNVYEPNVQIEATIKYLSELQAVREEVGMEMNFEKLDRGENSKRYQELVKRMKGMNSALGGTLKGKHRNIGIMELQKAPGLYAEYMRREAEIRIQETMYKVLRQQSEQMRLEEAKMLTNLHVLEPPWENDKKISPKRGLILAFTVFFSFFLATLLSNFVEYMRSESRTNGKTASEWDFFVKKVCFWHK, encoded by the coding sequence ATGGAAAAGCAAGAGTCTATCGGTTTTGTTGAAATCTGCTTGCGGATTCTGAATAACGACTTGAAGCATTTCAAGTTTGTCGTGGCGATGGTCCTTATCCCGACGATTGTCGCCTTTGTGATGGTCATGTGGGTTGTGAAGCCGAAGTATGCGGCTGCGGCGATCGTGACGCCACCTGCGTCGACGCAACCCATGACAGGGGCCCTCGCCGGGCTCATGGGCGGCTCGGGCATGAGTTCGCTTCTCGGGATATCCATGGACAACGAGGATGTGAATGCCGTATGGACAATTTTCAATTCCTGGGAATTGCATGACCAGGCGATTGCGAAGTTTGACCTCGCGAAGCACTACAAGTTCAAGGGAAAGTTCCATGCCGACTTGCTGAAGGAGTTCCGCAAGAATTTTGGCCTCGAATTGAACAAGGAAGACATGCTTTCCATCTATTTCAAGGACACGGATGCAAAGCTTGCTGTCGATGTCGTAAATTTTATGCTCACGAAGGCGGATTCGGCGTTCAATGCGTTCAAGACGAAGCAGGCCCGCCAGTCCAGGGAGTATTTCCAGTCAAGGCTTGATTCTTGCGAACATGCGCTGGATTCCCTGCTCAAGGACTTTGTCGATTTCCAGGTGAAGAACAACGTGTATGAACCGAATGTGCAGATCGAGGCGACCATCAAGTACTTGAGCGAGTTGCAGGCCGTGCGTGAAGAAGTGGGCATGGAGATGAACTTCGAGAAGCTCGACCGCGGCGAGAACAGCAAGCGCTACCAGGAACTTGTAAAGCGCATGAAGGGGATGAATTCCGCTCTCGGCGGGACGCTCAAGGGCAAGCACCGCAATATCGGCATCATGGAGCTCCAGAAGGCTCCGGGACTTTATGCGGAATACATGAGGCGCGAAGCGGAAATCCGCATCCAGGAAACGATGTACAAGGTGTTGCGCCAGCAGAGCGAGCAGATGCGCCTCGAAGAAGCGAAAATGCTCACGAACCTCCATGTGCTTGAACCGCCTTGGGAAAATGACAAGAAGATTTCCCCGAAACGCGGTCTGATCCTTGCGTTTACTGTGTTCTTCTCGTTCTTCTTGGCGACGCTTCTCAGCAACTTTGTGGAGTACATGCGTTCGGAAAGCCGCACGAATGGCAAGACGGCCTCCGAGTGGGATTTCTTTGTCAAGAAAGTCTGCTTCTGGCATAAGTAG
- a CDS encoding O-antigen polymerase has protein sequence MMEMLFAHPESSVMFALAIVALVLVSILKEDFFRPSTLYFLVQMVMLGVSYLQFLPMMSDFNYSTWLVWGGGMFCFLVGCYVTDFAWKSAGGLPLQNRLSVHGEYNWVCHFFFSFSAFAYFFVGVLGVISVTGNLVLLTDNPSQWLTGKDNDVLKYADFFTSGAMVVGLFAVASFKSMNPVRWVRYASRFMVLFTILLSFATYPSRGINMLCLGMFMILFNYLRGRFSWRSLAVVTVFVVIFFVGVAALKGQYGNSDVTDSKIAKEVALLPYKYVANNYWNLDYAFNRYSDIPEHDWTYGIDAFFGVTHLLHIGDGLQANFGWDTPYNESVVKYTGLNTIPYLWDAYKDFGLPGIFLLPFFFGMLFTYCYHKTAVAKSPLTLLLTATFMMWIILWNFTTGYKQSMYWVWMSFFFFVCTVSSGKRSILPADPEVVGNDGADAKCEVAAGRT, from the coding sequence ATGATGGAGATGCTGTTTGCTCATCCCGAGTCAAGCGTGATGTTTGCGCTTGCCATCGTCGCCTTGGTGCTTGTCTCCATTTTAAAGGAAGATTTTTTCCGCCCGTCGACTCTGTACTTCTTGGTGCAGATGGTGATGCTTGGTGTCTCGTATTTGCAGTTCTTGCCGATGATGTCGGACTTTAACTATTCGACGTGGCTTGTTTGGGGCGGCGGCATGTTCTGCTTTTTGGTCGGTTGCTATGTGACGGACTTTGCCTGGAAATCGGCAGGCGGGCTTCCGCTACAGAATCGGCTTTCGGTACATGGCGAGTACAACTGGGTCTGCCATTTCTTTTTCAGTTTCTCGGCGTTTGCGTATTTCTTTGTGGGCGTGCTCGGCGTGATTTCGGTGACCGGGAACCTTGTGCTCTTGACGGACAATCCGTCGCAATGGCTTACGGGTAAGGATAACGATGTGCTCAAGTACGCCGACTTCTTTACCTCGGGTGCGATGGTGGTCGGGCTTTTTGCTGTGGCGTCGTTCAAGTCGATGAACCCGGTGCGATGGGTGCGCTACGCGTCGCGTTTTATGGTGCTGTTTACGATTCTCCTTTCGTTTGCGACGTACCCGAGCCGCGGTATCAACATGCTTTGCCTTGGCATGTTCATGATTTTGTTCAACTACTTGCGCGGACGTTTTTCGTGGCGTTCGCTTGCGGTGGTGACGGTGTTTGTTGTCATCTTTTTTGTGGGGGTCGCAGCCCTCAAGGGACAGTACGGCAACTCGGATGTGACCGATAGCAAGATTGCAAAGGAAGTGGCGCTGCTACCGTACAAGTACGTGGCGAACAACTACTGGAATCTGGATTACGCGTTCAACCGCTATAGCGATATCCCGGAGCACGACTGGACGTATGGCATTGATGCGTTCTTTGGCGTGACGCACTTGTTACATATTGGAGACGGACTCCAGGCGAACTTTGGCTGGGATACGCCGTATAACGAGAGTGTGGTGAAGTACACGGGCCTCAACACGATTCCGTACCTGTGGGATGCGTACAAGGACTTTGGACTTCCGGGGATATTCCTTTTGCCGTTTTTCTTTGGCATGCTCTTTACGTATTGCTACCACAAGACGGCGGTGGCGAAAAGCCCGCTTACACTATTGCTCACGGCGACATTCATGATGTGGATTATTCTGTGGAATTTCACGACCGGTTACAAGCAAAGTATGTACTGGGTGTGGATGTCGTTTTTCTTCTTTGTCTGTACCGTCAGTAGCGGCAAGCGCTCAATTTTACCAGCGGACCCTGAAGTCGTGGGGAATGATGGGGCTGATGCGAAATGTGAAGTCGCGGCAGGCAGAACCTAG
- a CDS encoding oligosaccharide flippase family protein: MFQAFRNIRIGVFIAFVNLLIQGISFFVQNFIARNLGTASYGHFGLLQTDYSIFCAIADFGMTTLILAFFGSRATKGTLFRSILQLRLFSAVVAALLMVAFAFTFRFNHPIFYGELIFTFGLIFQHAFFDWYFICGKFWKRLFVSKLLHTISYSAVMGAALLYFKIERIELIALAMVLAALPAFFYGVTQAFHAHLLKITRRTFRFIALMVKAGIPYAISSFAAFAYLPIGLYVADKFASAEFLGCYNFGHKILVLCSGIMVHFISSNLITLHSTHDKNLHLKDIAIFTLFIAICSSPLWLFPTWILKILFFAAPWTDATLQTSASILQILSFSLIFQAARTTLISTLLKEHATRAYAVMVSIGGASNVIACGFAGIYLENAMIPLFALTGDFVITAILFGYFVQKRRLKF, encoded by the coding sequence ATGTTTCAAGCGTTCCGCAATATAAGAATCGGTGTTTTCATCGCATTTGTAAACCTCCTTATCCAAGGAATTTCATTTTTTGTCCAGAATTTTATTGCGCGTAACCTTGGAACCGCCTCTTACGGGCATTTCGGGCTGCTCCAGACCGACTATTCCATCTTCTGCGCCATCGCAGACTTCGGCATGACGACCCTCATCCTCGCCTTTTTCGGAAGCCGCGCCACAAAAGGGACGCTTTTCAGGAGCATCCTCCAGCTTAGGCTTTTCTCCGCCGTGGTTGCCGCACTCCTCATGGTCGCTTTCGCGTTCACGTTCCGCTTCAACCACCCCATTTTCTACGGCGAACTCATTTTCACGTTCGGGCTCATCTTCCAGCACGCATTTTTCGACTGGTACTTCATCTGCGGGAAATTCTGGAAACGCCTCTTCGTCTCGAAGCTATTGCACACGATTTCGTATTCCGCCGTCATGGGAGCAGCACTTCTCTACTTCAAGATTGAACGCATAGAGCTCATCGCCCTTGCAATGGTGCTTGCCGCCCTCCCTGCATTTTTCTATGGCGTCACGCAGGCGTTCCACGCGCACCTCCTAAAAATCACGCGCCGCACGTTCCGCTTTATCGCGCTCATGGTCAAGGCGGGCATTCCGTATGCCATCTCGAGCTTTGCCGCATTCGCCTACCTCCCCATCGGGCTTTATGTCGCCGACAAGTTCGCCAGCGCCGAATTCCTCGGCTGCTACAACTTCGGGCACAAGATTCTCGTGCTCTGCTCAGGCATCATGGTGCACTTCATCTCGTCGAACCTCATCACGCTCCACTCCACGCACGACAAGAACCTCCACCTCAAGGACATCGCGATATTCACACTGTTCATTGCGATTTGCTCATCGCCCCTGTGGCTATTCCCCACATGGATTCTCAAAATTCTCTTCTTTGCCGCCCCCTGGACCGACGCCACGTTACAGACAAGCGCTAGCATTTTACAGATACTTTCGTTCTCGCTCATTTTCCAGGCCGCACGCACCACGCTCATCTCGACACTCCTCAAGGAGCACGCTACACGCGCCTACGCCGTCATGGTAAGCATCGGCGGAGCCTCGAACGTCATCGCCTGCGGGTTTGCAGGGATTTACCTCGAAAACGCCATGATTCCGCTTTTCGCCCTCACCGGCGATTTCGTGATTACCGCAATTTTATTTGGGTATTTTGTGCAAAAACGCAGATTGAAGTTTTAG
- a CDS encoding class I SAM-dependent methyltransferase: MGKLQGQSSFFVPGPPAKPGEAHRPLVEFLLREVRGESVLDLGGGEGAYSLEVKKAGFDTTVADINEKSLAVAEKNGLKTKLLEPGEPLGENLADTVMMIEVLEHVPNPVDFLKSAIGAAKKRVVFSLPCTNDFNTLFESGLTYAHIAVSDHLWHFSYDEMKQMLDSLGVEYRLAMGDYLFPGAGIRLLRDCFRGPLGLLMLPFRVLNKLGLIPKRYPSRFYGVIEKR, translated from the coding sequence ATGGGTAAATTGCAAGGTCAAAGTTCTTTCTTCGTTCCGGGTCCGCCGGCAAAGCCGGGTGAGGCCCACAGGCCGCTGGTCGAGTTCTTGCTTCGCGAAGTTCGCGGGGAATCTGTGCTCGATCTTGGTGGTGGCGAAGGTGCCTATTCGCTTGAGGTGAAGAAGGCTGGCTTTGACACGACTGTTGCTGATATCAACGAGAAGTCGCTTGCAGTTGCCGAAAAGAACGGACTCAAGACTAAATTGCTTGAACCGGGTGAACCGCTTGGCGAGAATCTTGCCGATACGGTCATGATGATTGAAGTTTTGGAACATGTGCCAAATCCGGTGGACTTCTTGAAGTCTGCTATCGGGGCGGCAAAGAAGCGTGTGGTGTTTTCGCTCCCGTGTACGAACGATTTTAACACTTTGTTCGAAAGCGGGCTCACGTATGCGCATATTGCGGTATCCGACCACTTGTGGCACTTTTCGTACGACGAGATGAAGCAGATGCTTGATTCCCTCGGCGTGGAGTATCGCCTTGCTATGGGCGACTACTTGTTCCCGGGGGCTGGTATCAGGCTCTTGCGCGACTGTTTTAGGGGGCCTTTGGGCCTTTTGATGCTCCCGTTTCGCGTACTGAACAAGCTCGGTCTGATTCCAAAGCGTTACCCGTCCCGTTTTTACGGGGTCATCGAAAAAAGGTGA